Within the Malus sylvestris chromosome 4, drMalSylv7.2, whole genome shotgun sequence genome, the region CTGTCCGTAAGGTTGATAGGTGCTGTGCCACGGAATGCATCACGCTTTGTGAGACAATACACTGACCGCCATCCACGATTGTGCATTCTGTAACCTGTCACAACATCCTCTGTCACAGATCCGTAGATCCAACCTATTCTGTCTCCCCATTCGGTGTTGTCCTCATACCTGTGTGTGCACGTGCGTATGAGTTCAAACGCCCCCAAACACCAATGAATTAGTAAATCTATTGACTGAATTGCGGTGTTGACTCATGCTGTCTAAAAATGTGCTTCTTTTAGCATGATTTTTTTATGTTACTTACCAGCAGGAAATGACAGCAACTGCTTCGGCAACAGTGGGAGCATCGAGTGGCTGACGTGGTTCAAGCAGCGCGCCAGGAGGGCGGCCATTCTTGACAGACATGTGATCCGCAAGAGGACGTCCTTGAAACTCAGTGACAGCTATGGAATCTGTGAACATTTGTGAATTTCCGAACTTCTTTGGAAGGCCTAAGTCCGGGTGATCTGCCAGAGGTTGTTTTTCTGAGTTCGCTTGGTCTGGATCAGACAGTAACTGTTCCTCCATCTCATGGTAATTTGGAGCTCGGGCCTTGATCGTCCCAAACATTCCTAAATACTCATTTGCCCTCGGCGGGTGGAACCCGTACAGTGCAAAACGCCTGAACATGCACCCAGTTCCAACATACACTGGGCCTTGGAGACCGTCCAGGGCTCTCATATTTCCTGTATATTGATTTACAATTAAATCCAAGAACTTTCATCACTTTCAGTTTCACATTAGCTAtcaaattcaattaattagtcaaAGCGCCCTGATCAAACATATAAAGATTACCATCAAAGAAGACTGTATTATGATTTGCATAACGGTCAGATGGGTCGATCCCTTCAAATCTCTGAGGAAACTGTATGTAGCATATCCGGTCTCCACCACGGTCCATCATGAAGCACATTCCCTCCCTTATAGCTAGAGAGTTATAGATATAATGGTCACAATCCAAATTAAGCATGAATGGACCGTTCGACAATATTGCTGATGCTCGGACCATGGCATTCATGGCTCCTGCCTTCTTGTTGTGGTCGTATCCAGGTCGCTTCTCTCGCGACACATAAACAAACATTGGGATTCGAATGTCCACCCCTGTGAAGTCTAATTTTTTCTCATCGGGAAAACCCATTACAGGATCCATGTCTGGGACCTTACTCATTACCTGTATATATGTTTAGGATTAAAGTTTTGAACGCACTCAAATATGAAacagatagaaaaaaaaaagtcttacaacatttgagattcaAACTTTTCGGACTTGCTTTAGTGCCTCTAGCATCACTCCTTACGACAACACCAACATATTATTAGCTAGTTAATATGTACATACATATCAATCACCTGTAAGATCCCAGCATGGTCTCCCTTTTTATGATCAGCGCAAGGTTCGAGCCACGTCCCCGGCCAGTGTGTTCCGTCAGCCATCCACGTTGCCTTTGTGATGTTCGTTGCCTCCTCTTCCACTGGCTCTGCTCCACCTCCACCAGCGCTTCTTTCCTTGGTAAGCTTCCTTTCCTTCATGTTCTCTCTGGAGTTATACATTTCACTTCGTTTGCGGATTACATCAGGAAGACCATTGATCCTAACCTTAAATTCATCATATTCTCTCTTGATCCATCTCCGATCCTTGACAAAATCGGGCCGCTTCTTGTTCTTGGTAGGGTCAACTTTGCTGCTAAAGTAACTGTCTGGATTCCTAGGCTCGATATCGTGTTTTCGGCAAAAGGGGACCCAAACCTGCAGTGCACATGTATATATTTAGACGACGTATAGGTACGTGTATAATTCTTCTAGATCTGAATTTTTTTATGTTACAGATCAATTGGTTTGTCTAAGTTCATTATAGTAAGCCAGTTACTTCTtcgaccgaaaaaaaaaaaaaaaaaaaaaccaattaccTCAGCAAAGTTAACAGCCTCAGCCATGGCCTCAAAGGTGAGAATGGCACCACCATCATCTGAAATGTAAGCCGAAAGCTTTTCCACAGGGTATTGGGCGGCAAAGATAGAGAGGAGGGTATTGGCAGTGACAAGAGGCGGTTCCTTTTCAGGATCGGCGGTGGAGATAAAGACATCAACACCGGGGAGGTCAGACCGCCCAGTAGGGTTGGTTGCGGAAGGTTGCTCAAACTTGTCATGTAGGGCAGCTAAGTCCGTGGCACGATTTATGGGGTTCAGCTTGGGAAGTATGTCTAAAATCCATGAAAATGCAAACCAAATCTCACAGACTATGGAGATTCCCCATAGCCACATTGCATCCGGGTTTGGATTCCTCACTCGccatattataaaaaaaaacagtaccACCAAACGGATAACCACTAGTAACCTGCATAAtgtatacatgtatatatgttATTGATTGAATggccttttcttttccttgcccTTGTGCTTTGATGAAAATCCTTCTTTCACCATATGAACTTGAAACTGTTGACTTTCTTTTCCTGCTTTTATTTCGTGTCCCAAGTTACTCCATTCTATCCAATTGGTGAAGAAAATTTCTAACTTGGCTGTTGTGGAAGTAgagccaaaacaaacaaaatggcAAGTTTCGAGCAAAATGTTTAGTTCCACATAAGCTAAGTAAACGATTTTCCAACCAGCTTATGGAATGGGTTAACATGGCACGAAACGAAAGCACAAAAAGCCTAATGTAATTGTTAATTAAGAAGCTCACTGGATGTAAATTCTTCTTTTTTGTATCAATAAAATTCTCTCGTACCGCCGAGATTCTAACAAAAAAAGTCAGTACCTGTAAGGGCTAAGAATAGCAGGAGGAACCTTAACCTTCCTGGTGAGTGGTTTCCATGGCTTGTCAATAAAATCCTGCATGCTCATTTCTATTTCCGGACCA harbors:
- the LOC126618817 gene encoding cellulose synthase-like protein D1, with translation MATSSNSSKKSTSSSPGQGPKGVKFARRTSSGRVMSLSRDDDLDMSGEFSGENDYINYTVMMPPTPDNQPGGSSSAGTTSDPKHDGPGPYGPSRFGAETRRGGGDGGGGDSEAAKMDRRMSVMKSSNNKSILLRSQTGDFDHNRWLFESKGTYGIGNAYWSDQQENKYGPEIEMSMQDFIDKPWKPLTRKVKVPPAILSPYRLLVVIRLVVLFFFIIWRVRNPNPDAMWLWGISIVCEIWFAFSWILDILPKLNPINRATDLAALHDKFEQPSATNPTGRSDLPGVDVFISTADPEKEPPLVTANTLLSIFAAQYPVEKLSAYISDDGGAILTFEAMAEAVNFAEVWVPFCRKHDIEPRNPDSYFSSKVDPTKNKKRPDFVKDRRWIKREYDEFKVRINGLPDVIRKRSEMYNSRENMKERKLTKERSAGGGGAEPVEEEATNITKATWMADGTHWPGTWLEPCADHKKGDHAGILQVMSKVPDMDPVMGFPDEKKLDFTGVDIRIPMFVYVSREKRPGYDHNKKAGAMNAMVRASAILSNGPFMLNLDCDHYIYNSLAIREGMCFMMDRGGDRICYIQFPQRFEGIDPSDRYANHNTVFFDGNMRALDGLQGPVYVGTGCMFRRFALYGFHPPRANEYLGMFGTIKARAPNYHEMEEQLLSDPDQANSEKQPLADHPDLGLPKKFGNSQMFTDSIAVTEFQGRPLADHMSVKNGRPPGALLEPRQPLDAPTVAEAVAVISCWYEDNTEWGDRIGWIYGSVTEDVVTGYRMHNRGWRSVYCLTKRDAFRGTAPINLTDRLHQVLRWATGSVEIFYSRNNAFLACRRLKFLQRIAYLNVGIYPFTSIFLVVYCFLPALCLFTGQFIVAGLNVAFLVYLLTITVCLCLLSLLEVRWSGIGLEEWWRNEQFWVIGGTSAHLVAVIQGLLKVVAGIEISFTLTTKSTAEDEEDIYADLYVVKWTSLFLMPLTIIIVNIIAIVIGISRTLYAVIPQWNRLLGGLFFSFWVLVHMYPFMKGLMGRRGRIPTIIYVWAGLLAITTSLLWVLINPPNGANFGGGNVQI